Within Porites lutea chromosome 2, jaPorLute2.1, whole genome shotgun sequence, the genomic segment GATCTTATCGGTTTTTTACTCCTATGCGACCTTCGACATCAACACCACTTGAAAACAGGTTTCTGTCTCTCGTGGAATGCAGTAGATAGGGTGCAGCGCAGCTACTGTAGCAGTTTGAACTCTTTTTTTTCCCCACCccttaataaaaataaatggacCACGCGGACGTTACTCACCCCCGAAAGGTTGGAAATCTCCGAAATGTTAGCGCTTAAGGAATACAACCTTTTATCTCTAAATAACTTATGCAAGCTTTGGACTGCAGATGGACGCTCATTTAAAAAATGACTGCCCGTTGACAAAGATACCCTGCCCGTTCCAAATCTGTGGATGCTCTGTCCAGGTAAGTTAGAAAAATTTAGACTGGgaatatttttcatttgttccATACGTTTGTATTAATAAATAGCAGTTTTGAGTGACTGTTGGTCCCAGTTTAGTATCAAGGAGTATTCACAAATATTCGTATTCTTtaatccgcaaatttttttctttgcggatCGACATTTCGTCCTCCAATACTTGATAAAACGGTCACCAAAGCcgcattaaaataaaaaaatactggTTTCCCGTATTGATAGAAACGATGACGTCACAGTAGCTAGTCTCacacaaaatatattaaataatgTTTGGCCGGTAACTTGCCTTAATTTTTGGCATACTTGTTCGTAAAAAATAATAGAtccttccacggtttttgcaaCTATTGACGTGGACCAGTTAGCAAAAATCCGGCATTACCACTGTATCTTGTATCTTGCACCTATCCCGTAGTCATGGTGACCGTTGGGGCGCCACAGACCGCTATTGGCCCTTTCCCTCCacttgattttgttttcagattCTCTTAGGGCCTCGCAAAACTTCAACCCTGTCCACTTAGAGATGTTATTCTCCCATCGCTTCATTTGTCGGCCTCTTGTTCTCTTTCCTTGCCCTGTTCCTTGTAAAATTGTTTTGGCAAGCCCTGTGGAGGTACCACTGTAAAGAACGccaaaaaatttgcaaagtTTGAGAGTGATTTATTGAAAACTAACGACGTTTTAACTCCGCAAAgacgcgaaattttacagacgtttgtgaGATGGGTGAAAGGAGGAGAAAGTTCGTGATCCCACCACCCAAATTAGCCAGCTGCACAATTGTGGCCCAAGAGTTGCTATGAATTGGCTGTACAAAGGCTACCTAATATGAGtatttattattgtttgcaGGAACGTCGGTGTAAGATGGACTTTCATGTTCAAAAAAACAGCTCTGTGCACCTGTTCGATGCATGTTGCCAGCTTCaagcgttaaaacaaaaagtaagtGATTATGGGAATCTAGAGCAACGCGTAGGAAGATTGGAAGCGGAAAAATTGTCTATGAAACGTTCTTTGGACACGTGCAATCAAGAGATTCGGGGATTGAGAGCGACAGAAAGAGAGCAGAAGAAAAAACTCTCACAAGTGGAACATCAATTGGCAGAGTTAtgcaaagagaaaaagaaaacccagTTGCTGGAAAAACGTGTTGAAGAAATGCAGAGCCGATTTCAGGCTATGGGAAATGCCCTTGGCTTGAGTGATGGGAAAGGACATAGTAAAAAGCCAGAAGTTAAAAAGAGAAAGGTTGAAGAGAAGGTAACATAAACTTTcattactttgtttgtttttactaaTCCCTCACAGTAATGGAGAGGaaaagtcgttacgtcacgttgccatggtaacaaaatttctggatgaccaCAAACCGAAAACggcacttaaaaagtgaattcgcactgtttcaaacttcatcgatcttattcaattccATTTCTAAATTAAGATTTGTAACATCTTGGCGAAATTGtcggggttgaatccgaaagaaCCGTATCTGAgttgagaaaaaggaaaataaaatttttgtgctttgttcaccaactccataaagcgggcgcgttAGTTTCAAGTCGCAGACTTGCAAAGACGGCTAAGAAGtgtaaaaaaaagtgtgatgcacttgcaaagttgttgttttgctaatataaaccgatttttttttgctgttctcgttgccgtcgccgtcgttttTGCTAAAGCTCCCCATTGTCATGATCTAAAAatgttgctaccatggtaacgtgacgtcagacttctcctctctataagCAAGCTAGCTTAATCAAAGTACTTGAACCGTCACAATGTTGCGTTGAAGACACTTTTCTTCGAAATATGTAGACCTTAAATTGGTAGACTCTGTTCCCCCCATGGTACTCGCCAGTAACACCTTAACTAATGTGCGAGACACCTGATGCGCAAGCCTATTCATGGAATGTTCCGGTTCACATTGACCATGCCTGCGTTAAGGCTAACGGAGTGGATGCGCGGTTTTTGGaccaaaaaggaaagaaagtctGGGCAGTTGAAATGAGTTATCCGTGCCGTGGGTGGAGGATAGCGGAAAGAGGAATGAGGAGAAGACAGCCAAGTACGGTCCTCTGCGGTGTGAGTTGAGGAAGCGATACTCGGGGTATAACATCGACTAGTGTTATAATTATTGTCATTGATGTGCTAGGAGGGTGGTCAATGGAACTTGAGCTCAGTGACTATGAAAAAGCTCGTTGGTGTAAGGGCAAAGGATGTTTTGCGAAGAATTCAGAAAGCCACGATCTCGTGCTCGCTCAACATAGCACGTTCTTTAAAGGCAACTTTTCTTTAACAGTTTAACTGATCTAAGTAAGGACATGTTAGGACCATGTTTCGATGGGATCGCAGAAGtgacgttttttaaaaaagtacttTAAAGTGCTTTTTAAGGATTAGTGTAGATTCGAAAAAtgtattacttttttatttcttagttgttttttttggtcTCTTCACTTTTAGCTttctgtattattattattaagtttttaaaatttgccttcgtaACATTCCATAACAAAGTTCGTTTTCTAGAGTAAGTTGGTTCTTCTAGGCCATATGGGCCACCCTTACGCTGTGCACCTTACGTGGTTAAAAGTTTCCATTCTTACGTCTTATactgcatcatcatcatcatcatcatcatcatcatcatcatctaataataatttttttgaaataatgaaaaaattttattgtcaacaatgctaactattaaaatcctatttacaattaattcgcttgaaaaaaagaaaaaactattcattcaaaacactatttacaattcctgtcgatttaaaagcacttaatttagcttaaaaagagttaatttaactcagaaaaatttattcgaattaaaaacatttcattacaataaaaaaaaaactgtcagcctctaataataataataataataataatgatataattataataatgattataatagcagtaataataacaataatgataataataattagtaaaatccaactacaGTGTAGTattctattatcaatgctgcgttctgattggttgagccactactaggctatatgttatagcgcactagtagcgaaaagcgccggctttgaaaaccaaaacaatggcgtcTGAATCGcattttgctagctaaagtgttttgtctcgatattttttaccaactagttggattttactaaaacaattattcctctcgctctcgtggcctctgagtcaatagccgaaggccgaatgggctatacactcagagcccattcgggctcgaggattAATTGTTAACAACTCATTAAATGTATCAGGCTAAAGCAgctttcactttattttacaGGCTTTGTGTCACCCGAGGAAGAAGTGCAGGGTCGTAGCTAGGAGTTCCTCCGACTCCTCCGACTGAGACTTGAAAGTTTTTTATACCCACGCTGCAGAGGTTCGGTGAAAGCGGCGTAAGAGTTCCAATGGAATTAGCTTTATATTTTTCTATTGTGAAATAGCTGAAGCGatgtattaaaattttaaacagttgGTAGCCTTGTTAACTTTGCCTAATAATGGAGTAAGgtagactttcaaaaagtccttcgtcggatttcataAGGGTAAGTAATGAAAATAGGGCGAAAACACCTATACTGTTAGGTATCGCTGGTCTATATAATGATGAGTTGTTTCAGTTGTTGTGagtttttccaaaataaactaTAActatgtataagcccctccaaatataagccccccaaactcgtaacgcaaaaaaccctccgttaaatcgccccttcaaatataagccgccccgggggcttgtacttggaaattgctcTCAAATACAAACTAACGCaaggcaaaaacggtaaatttccttccaactaaaaggccagcccaatcgattttgaaacgcaaatttccctccgtagataagcccctccgaatataagcgcctccaaaaataagcccttcaaaaagggcctttgaaaaatataagccccggggcttattttcggaattttacggtataattGTAGTTTCGTTACGAGACATTCAGGCTAACGCTTGGATAAAAGGTCACTAGGTGAAGCACGTGAAAGGGTTTGAAAGGCTAGGGAAATCTGTCTATCAGTCGCGTTTTAGGGCTGTTGAAAAAGCGAGAAAACGTCTTGGTTTATGATGAtgttattcatatttaaaagacagtgcagtTAAAAGGATGCAAACTTCTGAACTAggtgtgtgaaaggggtaccatttgtcaatagaaggagaccttttctgtcaaaagtgGTATATCATGGGCACCCAGCGACAGTTTTCTGTAAAtgttctgtaaaatatcttgaggaaggctaagaatttctaggtgaccgttccattcatatacaattttcgaaggttaTCTAACAAAGGCCCTTACGATTCgctaagtttaatttttcgcattaCACTCCCCAGATTAAGCTATTTTtcgcagaaaaaggaaacctgaaATTTTGGGATTTGAAAATGCaatggaaagaggaatcagaaagattctcactttcgtagaactttaaattgcatctaaaattgtCGGGAacataatactgaagccctggtaatttcgaaaagatcCAAGTTGTCCccaggatgaccgaacagatataaattttatagCTCTGATTAGAATGTATTTCCAAAGtcctaaaagtactctggatagcctaaaaagtgttttcaatgcatttaggagtaAACCgtccttgggtgcccctggaatATGAAAGAGTAAGGAGTTGAAATCGGGGCGGAGCGGAGCCTCCCCCAGttccggatccagaccttgagttAGGGAGGGGCGGTCACCCAGACCGTGAGATAAGGGGAGGGCCCGGTCtcccaaattttttttccggcccttcgggcctcagtttagTCTAAAAATGTGGGGGCGGTGGGTCCCCCGGGCCTCTCCCCTAGATCCGTCACTGGCCcagtataaaaatttgttgaatgCCCCCACTAATCCACTAACCTTCCGGGACTCTAGTTATGCCGTTTGAAGAGCTAAGAGAATAAATAAAGTACATCGTGTCCAATTGAATTTGACTGTAGTGTAGGCACGTAACTCTCTTCAACTTAGTTTTACCCCTTcccaggaaatttttaaaactgcaGATTCTCGAGAATGCACAAATTTTTCACGAACCCACGATTACtacttcatttaatttgttaattgCCGTAACGtgtaaatgaaaaatatatcaGCTTCGTGTCAAGCTAATAGGTCTCCCAAGCACTCATTACAAACAGTTTCCACCATTTGAATTTCGTAAATGCGAGTGGCATACGTATGAAAAAAAACCTCAGGCAATTCGAACTCTGACCTTTGCGATGACCAAAGCGGCAACATGCCAACCCACAACAGCAATCACTGAGCAATGGAGGGATGCCAACCGCAAATTTCTGTAAATATACCCGAAAGTGACGGGATTGACTTGACGTAGAATGTATcaaactgaatgaaaaataCCGATTAATCATATGTTATGAATAATCAAGCATAAGTTTATGGATTTGCTGACGTCAAAAAACCCTATTTTTTGAATGgcttaatttttgtttaaaaaatgaaaaaaaaaaaaacattttgtgttGGATACAGAGCTAAATCAGGGGTTAGGGAATTAGGGTAGGCGCTCATCCGGACATTGAGATAAAGGATTGCCTGGTCCTGCCAAGAAGGCGTCGGTTTAGTCCTAAAAAAATCACTttaccctctctccccaatGCTTTTCTGCAATATTTCTCCAGTTTATTTTTGACGAATGTCTTTATGACAATCGTTTGACCATTTTTCTATTGAGAAACTTACCCTACAGACTATCTACGTCATAGGAAAAAATGTAACCAAAATTAGAGCAAGAATTTTCTTAAtttaaatctttccttttttatattaTGCCTTCATTTCAGTTTGAGCGTATTTCAGTAGTCAATACAGGGCCGAACAAGATTGTCTTAAAAGTATAGGGTGTCAACTTATGAACTTTCTCACATCTtggaatagttttttttaaatttcataaaTAGGTACTAAACCTAATAGAATAAATCAGGCATCTCTTTCACAACTTTCAAACTTTGTCTAAATCGATTATTTATAGTTAGGCTCGGTATTAGTTAAGATCTCACAAATTACGATACAATGTGCAATACTATAACTAAGATATTAGACCAACCCAATCCCAACGCTCGGTATATTGTGCTTGGCAGACATCTTTGAAATATGTTATGGGGTGTTTAAGGTCATCTTTGTTCAAATATTTGGCGTGGATTGAATGGGGATCGAGAACTGAGGACCCTTCTCTGGTCACAGTTTATCAGCCGGTCTGTAACCTTGATCTAAGACACGTTGAAAAGGGGCAGCAGGGTAAAATATCACAAATCTTACACAGACCCTCTACACGTATATCAGCTCACGCAATCAAGggtgaaataaatttgtaaaaataatttgtttacgAGCTTGGAATCAATTGGAAAATATTGGcatttaaggagaggggaaaccGGAGTGGTAGGAGAAAAACCCTAATGAAGCATGGCCGATGACCTTACTTGAACCCGGGTCCGAGTTACAGCTGTGTGTCGTTGATGGCAACTGCCGTTGATCACTGATGCTTGTATTCCGTACAAATCCACTCGCTCAAGAAAAATTAAGATGAAACAGCGGCAGATGTTCAAGCCGGCAGGTTCGTGGCGTAGCTATATCACGCCCTCGTAACTACTGAAACACTACAAACAGCTGAAACGCTTATCTCTTACTCATTACTTAGTGCAATATTTGAAGTGAAAACAGGATATAAATGGTGAGACAGGTAAATAATGATAGCTACATAGCTTGTTACTTCAGTTGAGAAGTGACTAAAAGTGGCCAGGTGCAGTTTACTAAAAGGGTCTGCAAATCACACAGGAATAACAGCGATACACTCACCGGTAAGTAATATATACAAGTACGCTAAGTTTCGTTGAttaatttgcttttaaaatagAGCCAGGGCTAGGCTATGCTCATAAATTATTTCttacaaactataaaaaaaaaacgacaagcTACAGGCTTCCTTTTAATCAATCAAAGAGCAGAGCTCCCTATCTTCTGTGAAACCAAACGCATCACCACAGCTTTAGGGACACTTGATTATTCACTTTATTTCAATCCCCCATCTCTAGTGAAGAACTTCCCTTTTGCAAGTGTCCTCAGCAGTCGTAGTCAAAACTTTTCTTGTAACTGTTTTCTGCCGGATCTTAACTTGAATTTGAGAAAGGTTTTATGAACCAAACGTACGTTTATAGGTTTTCTCAGCATCTGAAAATAAGGTTTACCTTGTCAAGTCATCAGTCACCCAAGCACACTCGGAGCAGAGTCTCCTTGTTTCTGTACCGAGGACATGGAtattaggcctgggtttgaAACTTTATCCTTGTAGCAGCGAGTgctcaaaataaaaatcttacTCGAATAATGCAGAATTTTTCtggcaggggtattttgcaTTACGCCTAATGGCTCTGAAGTTTAgtaattagggttaggaaactgagtgaatcaagtttcagctcagttttcccagtataatgaccctaaataaaacctgattcactcagttttctTACCCTAAacactaaacttcagagtcataCGGCGTTCTGTATTTGGCGTTCGGCGAACTGCAGAACACCGATTGATGATTCTGAAGGGTTAGGAAACTGCGTGAATCAAGTTTCAAGTCTGTTTTCCTTGTTAAATGACCCTAAgtggaacctgattcactcagttttgCCTAACCCCAATCACTAAACTTAGAGTCATTCGGCGTTCTGCAAAATAGCCCTGCCGAAGTCTTTCTTGATCACGCCAAACtcgagaaagagaaagagaggcTCTGCTGGCAAGGTGCGAAAAGCTTTGACCGAGAAAGTCACCCGGCTAGGAAGACGTCATTCAAGGGACTAGGCAAGGTTTTCTTCAAAGAGGATGAAGTCCCGAGTCAATTTGAGGACAAAAATCACAAAATAGCCGGTCTAACTGAAGTGTCATTAACTTATTACAAAGTTTGTACCCCACTGGTAGCGTTGCTTTGGAGCTTGTCGAGGCGAGCTTAACCATAGAGGTAACATTAATTTCTTAAGTAGactgaaatagaaaacaacCCTTTTAATTTGACCGTGATGAGTTGAGGAAATCTCattttgaatgtaaaaaaaattattattttttgtacttACCATAAGTTCCTCTAGATAACAATGAACCTGAGAGTACTTCTTGCGTTCTTACTGTTGGCGATGCTCACCACTGAAGTGCATTCCTGGTGGGGCAGAAGAAGACGAAGCACGCGACCACCACCTCGCCCCAGTACTGGTGGGAGAAGGTAAGTCACGCTTGTCCCTGAGTGGTTTTTGCATCTTATCACAGACCCCGTATAATACAATCATTATTTAATCAAACAATTATTTCCCTAAATGAGCAGTTTCAACTCATTTTGAAGGCACCAACAAATTCAAAAGGGAAAGTGTTTTAGCGTTTATACCAACTATGTCAACTAAGTGAGGATACAGAGAAACTAAACACGTCACTTAAGTCCCGGATGAAGTGATATATGGACTTTAATAGGCCACTGACGAGtttcaaaaaccctcactttcaaaatgaggccaagtgcacaacctttctggTGAAGATGAGTTTTATTTACTTTCTAAATgtcctttatttttcttctgactggttatgccattttaaaagacttttcatacctgtttggcgcgaaattcaCCGGTCAAAAATTCTACCGGTAACGTCATGACAATTGACCAATAGGACAGTGATATTTCACGCCGCTCCTGACACagcatatgtcaatcattttttccCGAGTGAATTTATAATATGATTCAAATCCATTCAGGCGAAACCAGTCGACCTCcagacttcgtcgctcgctcggtcgctgcgcgacctcatgcattgaagctcgcttcgttcacttttaagaacttttgagaggtcgacttgtaccAAGTCTACCCTTTTACTTGTTTTACCTAGTTTACTTCCCGAAGAAATCAAACACTTCCCTTTATATAGTGAGAGTGGTTTTTAGCCAAGGCCTTTTATGTATTGCGTATCTAGACAAATTCGAGGTCCTCATAAACGCAAAAAAATAGCGAACCATCTTCACCGTCATTGAAGGATTTAGAATTTATTAGATATAGACAAAAAATCCAGGCAAACAAAAGCTCTTTCAACTATTCAACTATTAGCTTCTGGAGGGCTTCTGGATGATCTCGTTGCTCGGAGTATTTTGGAGCTCGTACCCAAGGATATGCCGAGCTAAgggaaccaatcaaaactttCGAAAATTCCGGCTATCTGCTAATTGGCAACCTTGTTCTCCTTCTCGTCCCTCTCTCTCTCGCCTTGTAGGGACGAGTAGGACTGAGAGAACCCTGGGTACGAGGTTGCTAATTTggtaaagccccgtgcaaacggacgtaacgttgttggatgttacatgttgcgtccgtttgcacaccccgTTGCATGTTTTTGGGAGtcgttgcgcaaagtttgaaactacGTGAAAACGAACTCCAACAACtcacaacattgttgggccaacagTTTTATGATTTTTAGAAAGCTTATCAAAATGTGCATTGAAAGGGCACGGGAAAACCAGACGTTTCGAGGAGTTGTAGGGAGttattgcgtccgtttgcacgtagcttataTAAGTACTAACATGATTTGCACTAACGTTCTGGATATCTTGGCTGATTTAGTCCTGCAGGTGGCCCGGCCCGGAACCCAAATGCAGTGGTGTGCAATCATTACAGGAGTAGTAACCGCCTCACTTGCAGAAAGTAAGCTGCTACGATTTTTCAAGGCTATACAAACAGTCTCCTCTTGAATTCGAGAAAGAAAACCCTGCAGAATGTTTGTGAAAACGTTTGCCCCCGAACCATGTTTATAGCTTAGGCTTATTACACGTAACTTATTGTAGTGGTAACAAGAGTACTGAAAATCCACTCCAAGTGATTGATATACTACGAAAAGAATCCCTTGACATTTTGATTGCACATAAAATCCAGTTAAACAAGAGGGATTTTGTCTTAGTAtagtagtttttttttggttcttgGCTCTCGTTAAGAAGCCATAAAAATTCCGAATTCGGAACACAAATACCCACCCGGAAAAAGTCAGAAGTCAACCAAGTGAAAACTTAGAGCTAGGGAACTCAAGGGAGGCTTTTCACAATCACTCATGAGCAGGTTTGTGCCCCAATATCAGTCatcgcccccctcccccataaaTCATGGGCTAATGccaattagtaaaatccaactagtggtctattatcaattctgcgttctgattggttgagctattcctaggctatatgttatagcccactgacagcgaaaagcgcgggctttttggcggcaaaaaaggattaaagtctagctttaactagctaaaagttttttattctcgacatttttgaccaactagttggattttactaaagcaattattcctctcgccctcacggcctgagtcaatagcccatgaggccgaaagcccattcgggctcgaggaataattgttaaatatatattttttcttaaaagggGCAGATCCTCGGTAACCTGTACTACACAGCCACCCAGGGAGAGAAACGACCGTCGCTACGGAGGGCCAACTCCACGGGGCGAGTATCTGATTGGAAATAGGTACACAAACCCAAGGTACAATATCGACTGGTACAATCTGTACCCCAAGAAAGAGGACAATTCTGGTTACTATGGTTACACACAGCGCACTCGAACGGGGCGTTATGCGATGGGTCTTCATCCCGGGAGAACAAGCTTAGGATGCGTGACAGTCAGGGCGCCAACCTACAACAGCGATGCATGCTGGCAGCGGATTCGCAGGGTGATTGACAGCGGGTACATGTACTATCGTGGTTCAAGTTACAGCGGATTCTTATTTGTCAGTTAAACTAGTTACGTTGCACCCATTCAATGGAACCTACCCATTGACTTGAAAGTTAAAACACGTTTGAAGGCTACTTTGTTAAACACGGTTGAAAATTGCTTTCGATATAGATGCTGCTTACTAGCTTGTCGGCCATATTGCAGTTTAGCACGAGCAATAGGACATTTCCGAGTTGCCGAAAGCCTCTGTTTCAGAGCGAGGCGAAAatgcaaagccattgatatcaagtgaatttttatttctgatcatgcaaataaaactccttTTCTTAAGAAAAATTTTGCACTTATCCTCAATCtttgaaagtgaaagtttttggaactcggaaatggtctaTTGTAAAAGTTAACTCTTAAAACGCTaacatcaaaaataaattactgaaTAGTCTTTGTATTTGCTATAAAGTAAGGATGATACTTGTCGGTTATAGTCTTAAATTATGTAAAGTAGCGGTGTAATTGCATAAATAAAGTGTAAAGGTGAGGGAAACTGAGCATTGATATCAGAATACCAGATTTTTTCATCATTAACGAAGCTTAGCGTGGTTGACAATGGCAATAAATAAATCCACTCAACCAATCCAAAGGGTTTTTTCAACTGAGGAAGAGATACGCTAGAACGTATGCGTGACTTCAGTGCATAAGCATGTATCGGAATGGAGAAAGTTGCAAAATTGTTATTAATAGTATTTTTATTTGTCTGCATTTACTTGATGAACTGTTCGACTAATTCTGTCCCGTT encodes:
- the LOC140926540 gene encoding uncharacterized protein, which encodes MNLRVLLAFLLLAMLTTEVHSWWGRRRRSTRPPPRPSTGGRSPAGGPARNPNAVVCNHYRSSNRLTCRKGRSSVTCTTQPPRERNDRRYGGPTPRGEYLIGNRYTNPRYNIDWYNLYPKKEDNSGYYGYTQRTRTGRYAMGLHPGRTSLGCVTVRAPTYNSDACWQRIRRVIDSGYMYYRGSSYSGFLFVS
- the LOC140926539 gene encoding uncharacterized protein isoform X2 — translated: MDAHLKNDCPLTKIPCPFQICGCSVQERRCKMDFHVQKNSSVHLFDACCQLQALKQKVSDYGNLEQRVGRLEAEKLSMKRSLDTCNQEIRGLRATEREQKKKLSQVEHQLAELCKEKKKTQLLEKRVEEMQSRFQAMGNALGLSDGKGHSKKPEVKKRKVEEKALCHPRKKCRVVARSSSDSSD